A region from the Silene latifolia isolate original U9 population chromosome 7, ASM4854445v1, whole genome shotgun sequence genome encodes:
- the LOC141589689 gene encoding peroxidase 57-like codes for MARVKSGSSSPMAILAIAVLLMGLVSQSYAQLSVGFYKNKCGAYDVESEIYKVVSGFYATDKTIAAALLRMLFHDAYGGCDASLLLDGPEKSQDNNLSVRGYNIIDACKSALEKICPKVVSCTDILVIATRYSVYLAGGTYYNVETGRRDATTSSATTGANLPGPTIPVSDFVNKMAVRGLSAADTVLLLAGGHTVGIIHCKFFLPRLYNFKSTGLPDPSINTTTLSFLKKTCPSGGSNNFVYADQTPGSGLRFDSGYFKAIKMGQGILEIDQRLASDPSTRAIVNYFATSSDFATLFAGAVNKLTRYGALTGTQGQIRTNCHRVNSY; via the exons ATGGCTAGGGTTAAGTCAGGTTCTTCTTCTCCGATGGCGATTCTAGCCATTGCTGTTTTGTTGATGGGTCTTGTTAGTCAATCTTATGCTCAGTTGAGCGTCGGATTTTACAAGAATAAGTGTGGTGCTTACGATGTTGAATCCGAAATTTATAAGGTTGTGAGCGGTTTTTATGCGACGGATAAAACCATTGCTGCTGCTCTACTAAGGATGCTCTTCCATGATGCCTATGGA GGATGTGACGCATCGCTCTTATTGGACGGACCTGAGAAAAGTCAAGACAATAACTTAAGTGTGAGAGGATACAACATCATTGATGCTTGCAAGAGTGCTTTGGAGAAAATTTGTCCTAAAGTGGTTTCTTGTACCGATATCTTGGTTATTGCTACTAGATATTCTGTTTACCTG GCTGGCGGAACTTATTACAATGTCGAAACAGGAAGAAGAGACGCTACAACCTCTAGTGCTACAACCGGTGCCAACCTTCCTGGACCTACAATCCCGGTTAGTGATTTCGTCAACAAAATGGCAGTAAGAGGATTAAGTGCTGCTGACACCGTACTTCTCCTAG CTGGAGGTCACACCGTCGGAATCATACATTGCAAGTTCTTCCTACCACGTCTCTACAACTTCAAATCCACCGGACTACCCGACCCAAGCATCAACACAACCACTCTCTCTTTTCTAAAAAAGACATGCCCTAGTGGGGGTTCAAACAACTTTGTCTACGCGGACCAAACTCCAGGAAGCGGGTTGAGATTCGACTCAGGGTATTTCAAAGCGATAAAGATGGGACAAGGTATCCTTGAAATTGATCAAAGGTTGGCATCAGACCCAAGTACCCGTGCTATTGTTAATTATTTCGCAACCAGCAGCGACTTCGCCACCCTATTTGCCGGGGCAGTTAACAAGCTCACCCGGTATGGGGCACTCACTGGTACCCAAGGCCAAATCAGGACGAATTGCCACCGCGTTAACAGCTACTAA